Part of the Paenibacillus sp. FSL R7-0273 genome is shown below.
CAGTATTTCTGCCCCTTGAAGCTTTCCACACAATTAAAAAGGAGGTGCACAATGCCGGTAACCATCGATTTACGCCAGGCGGTTCTTCATAAGGTGCACGGCCAGTCTGAGGAAGACCTGCGCTCTATGATCGAAGGCTCTGTAGACGGGCCGGAAGCCGCGCTTCCCGGACTTGGTGTCGTATTTGAAATGGTCTGGAAAGACATCGGCAAGGCCAAGCAGGATCATGTCATCGGTCTGCTGCACCGGCATCTGGAGGAAATCACCCCCGGATCCGTGACCACCGAGCAGAGCTAGACAGCCAAAAACCTCCGCTCTCATAACGTGCAGTTTCAACGTTAAAGGCGGAGGTTTTTTTAATCACAAGCATTCATGGCATTAAGGAGCAGTCTCAAGGAACTTCGC
Proteins encoded:
- a CDS encoding small acid-soluble spore protein SspI, whose amino-acid sequence is MPVTIDLRQAVLHKVHGQSEEDLRSMIEGSVDGPEAALPGLGVVFEMVWKDIGKAKQDHVIGLLHRHLEEITPGSVTTEQS